The sequence TGGTAGACAGCGCCCGCAGAGCAGGAGTAACTAAATCGCTCCGATGGATTCGCATTTCTGACGAAATTGAGTTATTGGACGCCCCCGGAGTGATCCCCACCCGCATTAACAATCAAGAAAATGCCATAAAATTAGCTATTTGCGAAGATATTGGCGAAGCAGCTTACGACAATCAGGTAGTAGCCTCCGCTATGGTAGATTTGCTCCTAGCCCTGGAAGCTGCTGATGAGAGATTCATATCAGTGTCTGGTTTCAAATCCCGGTATAAATTAGACCTAGGATCTGGTAATGGTGAAGATTATTTGCACGAAGTAGCAAAAGACAGGTATAAAGGAGATGTCGAACGAACGGCGCGGCAAATGTTAAACGATTTTAGAACAGGTGTGTTGGGTCAGCTTACTTTGGAGCTGCCGCCTGCTCCGTCAGACTCGTAGAAGGTTTTATCTGATGAATTCAAGTCTTATTAAAGCCTTGAAGATTCAACAGCGGTGCTATGTATGAATGAACTCAATCTGCAACTGCAAATTAATGGAATCATCGAAAAAACCGTACCTGTCGAGGGCGACGATTTTATTATTGGTAGGTTGCTAGAATGCGAT comes from Microcoleus sp. bin38.metabat.b11b12b14.051 and encodes:
- the ylqF gene encoding ribosome biogenesis GTPase YlqF; this encodes MKIHWYPGHIAKAERALKEQLKRVDVVLEVRDARIPLATYHPQMPTWVGGKARVLVINRMDMITPQTRDAWETWFESQGETAYFTNAEHGQGVHDVSDAVQEAGVQLNKRRFDRGMLPRPVRAVVMGFPNVGKSALINRLLGRRVVDSARRAGVTKSLRWIRISDEIELLDAPGVIPTRINNQENAIKLAICEDIGEAAYDNQVVASAMVDLLLALEAADERFISVSGFKSRYKLDLGSGNGEDYLHEVAKDRYKGDVERTARQMLNDFRTGVLGQLTLELPPAPSDS